The Chloroflexaceae bacterium genome has a segment encoding these proteins:
- a CDS encoding peptidylprolyl isomerase translates to MKTSDYPILTLLRLCAGLLLLIATAGCASTRNGQQLAPPDSPVIVRFGGQTYTIADFEQRLQRDIGPGIADLLAQGQTREQIEQLANDANVRVTIFDRMIQDLLLLDYARRNGIGADPAAVDEAVLPMFSGGVDGPLAPMTARREQAAREQVVFEVIARNTRADMVNVRHILVADESAAKQALADLAAGADFATLARERSQDTASAARGGDLGWSPRGQFAPEFEEVAFSAPLNTPTSVQSQFGWHVLEVLAREANRPFDSFEQLRNSSNAQAFYEQSFTPWYEELRRQAENSGMLEIAPGFDPNSVPLPFPAEGGAR, encoded by the coding sequence ATGAAAACCTCGGACTATCCCATCCTCACACTCCTTCGGCTGTGCGCCGGTCTGCTGCTCCTGATCGCCACGGCGGGATGCGCCAGCACCCGCAACGGCCAGCAACTGGCGCCGCCGGATAGCCCGGTGATTGTGCGCTTCGGGGGGCAGACCTACACCATAGCCGATTTCGAACAGCGCCTGCAGCGCGACATTGGCCCCGGCATCGCCGATCTGCTCGCCCAGGGACAGACCCGCGAGCAGATCGAGCAACTGGCCAACGATGCCAATGTTCGCGTTACGATCTTCGACCGCATGATCCAGGATCTGCTGCTGCTCGACTACGCGCGGCGCAACGGCATTGGCGCCGACCCGGCCGCCGTGGACGAAGCGGTGCTGCCGATGTTCTCCGGCGGCGTGGATGGGCCGCTGGCGCCGATGACGGCCCGGCGCGAGCAAGCGGCTCGCGAACAGGTCGTCTTTGAGGTGATTGCCCGCAACACGCGCGCCGATATGGTGAACGTGCGCCACATCCTGGTGGCCGACGAGAGCGCCGCGAAGCAGGCACTGGCCGACCTGGCCGCGGGCGCCGATTTCGCCACCCTCGCCCGTGAACGCTCCCAGGACACTGCTTCGGCCGCCAGGGGCGGCGACCTGGGCTGGTCGCCACGGGGCCAGTTCGCGCCTGAGTTCGAGGAAGTCGCCTTCTCCGCCCCGCTCAACACGCCAACCAGCGTGCAGAGCCAGTTTGGCTGGCACGTGCTCGAAGTGCTCGCCCGTGAAGCGAACCGGCCCTTTGACAGTTTTGAACAGCTACGAAACAGCAGTAACGCGCAGGCGTTCTACGAGCAGAGTTTTACACCCTGGTACGAAGAACTGCGGCGCCAGGCCGAGAACAGCGGGATGCTGGAGATCGCTCCGGGCTTTGATCCGAACAGTGTGCCGCTGCCCTTCCCCGCCGAGGGCGGGGCGCGCTAA
- the mazG gene encoding nucleoside triphosphate pyrophosphohydrolase — MSERNVNQLPLRTGDLLEAALRALDLEAPAGFQLWAVEALLAAAQPAGLPPPEPSPLVASYAETQGLGTYAPPAAPFPLIASVPALLAGAPDADWAAVARLLLIRYPGAHQARLASLDAAGAPLSRDELPLKDVTGWRVDPAAALHLWFLPPLPPHDDLRSAEGLRWVVARLLGPGGCPWDVRQTPRSLRAALLEEAYEALEALDSGDTAALSEELGDLLITIFSQSEMARQAGHFALEDVFEQVARKLIERHPHVFGALAVAHEGEVLRNWEQIKAAEQARKGRARASILDGAPPTLPALALAQKLGKKAARAGFNWTDSAQVWAKLREELDELAEAAAAGDPAHAAEELGDTLFVLTRLADWLGLDAEAALREASAKFRRRFAVVEAAAARQGRSLDAMSLDELLALWESARNA, encoded by the coding sequence ATGTCAGAACGGAACGTCAACCAGCTTCCCCTGAGAACCGGAGACCTCCTCGAGGCCGCCCTGCGCGCCCTGGACCTGGAGGCGCCCGCGGGCTTTCAACTGTGGGCGGTGGAAGCATTGCTGGCGGCGGCGCAGCCGGCGGGCCTGCCCCCACCCGAACCGTCGCCGCTCGTGGCTTCGTATGCCGAAACGCAGGGCCTGGGAACCTACGCGCCGCCCGCCGCTCCCTTTCCCCTGATCGCCAGCGTGCCCGCATTGCTGGCAGGCGCCCCTGACGCCGATTGGGCCGCCGTGGCGCGCCTGCTGCTTATCCGCTATCCCGGCGCGCACCAGGCGCGCCTGGCGAGTCTCGACGCCGCTGGCGCGCCCCTGAGCCGCGATGAGCTTCCCCTGAAGGACGTAACCGGGTGGCGCGTCGATCCCGCCGCGGCGCTGCATCTATGGTTCCTGCCCCCGCTGCCGCCACACGACGACCTGCGAAGCGCCGAGGGGCTGCGCTGGGTGGTAGCGCGTCTGCTCGGCCCCGGCGGTTGTCCCTGGGACGTGCGGCAGACGCCCCGCTCGCTTCGCGCCGCTCTGCTGGAAGAGGCCTATGAGGCGCTTGAGGCCCTGGACAGTGGCGATACAGCCGCGTTAAGCGAAGAACTGGGCGATCTGTTGATCACCATTTTCAGCCAGAGCGAGATGGCGCGGCAGGCAGGCCACTTCGCCCTCGAGGACGTCTTCGAGCAGGTGGCGCGCAAATTGATCGAGCGCCACCCGCACGTGTTCGGCGCGCTGGCTGTGGCGCACGAAGGCGAGGTGTTACGTAACTGGGAACAGATCAAAGCCGCCGAGCAGGCCCGTAAAGGGCGCGCCCGCGCGAGCATCCTGGACGGGGCGCCGCCGACGCTGCCCGCGCTGGCCCTGGCCCAGAAACTCGGCAAGAAGGCCGCGCGCGCCGGCTTCAACTGGACCGACAGTGCCCAGGTCTGGGCCAAGCTCCGGGAAGAACTGGACGAACTGGCGGAGGCCGCAGCCGCGGGTGACCCGGCCCACGCCGCCGAGGAACTGGGCGACACCCTCTTCGTGTTGACCCGCCTGGCCGACTGGCTGGGCCTTGATGCCGAGGCGGCGTTGCGCGAGGCCAGCGCCAAGTTTCGCCGCCGCTTCGCCGTCGTTGAGGCCGCCGCCGCGCGCCAGGGTCGTTCGCTTGACGCGATGTCGCTCGACGAGTTGCTGGCCCTGTGGGAGAGCGCCAGGAACGCCTGA
- the lepA gene encoding translation elongation factor 4 produces MSDQARIRNFCIIAHVDHGKTTLSDRLLELTSTISERERREQLLDSLDLERERGITIKLKAVRMHYRAADGEVYMLNLIDTPGHVDFSYEVGRSLAACEGALLVVDAAQGIEAQTLANVYLALENDLTIIPVINKIDLPGAHPEEVAAEIEKVIGIPAKEAIMASAKEGIGVPEILEAIVRRIPPPHGQAGRPTRALIFDSHYDPYKGVIAAVRVVDGAIPSGARVQFMGTGARTETLEIGAFRPAMQPLPVLNTGEVGYIATGLKTVADCQVGDTVTLADQPAETPLPGYRPAKPMVFAGLYPVDSNAYPELRDALEKLKLNDAALSFQPESSAALGFGFRAGFLGLLHMEIVRERLEREYNLDLLITAPSVEYQVLRTDGEIVTVSNPSEMPEASKIAAIEEPIVQISIITPARYIGAIMELVTTRRGVFETMEYLDPTRVLLKYRMPLAEIVIDFYDRLKSSTQGYASLDYTLAGYQEADLVKLDVLVNQQPVDALSLIVHREFAYQRGRDLVERLRQLIPRQMFEVPIQAAIGSKVIARETVRALRKDVLAKCYGGDVTRKRKLLEKQKEGKKRMKMVGNVEIPQEAFMAILSLNENGNGDR; encoded by the coding sequence ATGTCTGATCAGGCAAGGATCCGCAATTTTTGCATTATCGCCCACGTCGATCACGGCAAGACTACGCTCTCTGATCGTCTTCTAGAGCTGACGAGCACGATCAGCGAGCGTGAACGCCGCGAGCAACTCCTTGACTCGCTGGATCTCGAGCGCGAGCGGGGCATCACTATCAAGCTCAAAGCGGTGCGCATGCACTATCGTGCCGCCGATGGCGAGGTGTACATGCTCAACCTGATCGACACGCCCGGCCACGTAGACTTCAGCTATGAGGTCGGGCGCTCGCTCGCCGCGTGCGAGGGCGCGCTGCTGGTGGTTGACGCGGCCCAGGGGATTGAGGCGCAGACGCTGGCGAATGTGTATCTGGCCCTGGAGAATGATCTGACGATCATCCCAGTGATCAACAAGATTGACCTGCCCGGCGCGCACCCCGAAGAGGTGGCCGCGGAGATTGAGAAGGTGATCGGCATCCCCGCCAAGGAGGCGATCATGGCTTCGGCCAAGGAGGGCATCGGCGTGCCGGAGATCCTCGAGGCGATCGTCCGGCGCATTCCGCCGCCCCACGGCCAGGCGGGGCGCCCTACCCGCGCCTTGATCTTCGACTCGCACTACGACCCTTATAAAGGCGTCATCGCCGCCGTGCGCGTGGTTGACGGCGCGATCCCCTCCGGCGCGCGCGTGCAGTTTATGGGCACCGGGGCCAGGACGGAGACCCTGGAGATCGGCGCCTTCCGCCCGGCGATGCAGCCGCTGCCCGTGCTCAATACCGGCGAAGTTGGCTACATCGCCACCGGCCTGAAGACGGTTGCCGACTGCCAGGTTGGCGATACGGTGACCCTGGCCGACCAGCCCGCCGAGACGCCGCTGCCCGGGTATCGCCCGGCCAAGCCGATGGTTTTCGCCGGTCTCTACCCGGTGGATAGCAACGCCTACCCTGAACTGCGCGACGCGCTGGAGAAGCTCAAGCTCAATGACGCGGCCCTCTCCTTCCAACCTGAGAGTTCGGCGGCGCTGGGCTTCGGGTTCCGCGCCGGCTTCCTTGGCCTGCTGCACATGGAGATCGTGCGCGAGCGCCTGGAACGGGAGTACAACCTCGATCTGCTGATCACCGCCCCCAGTGTGGAGTACCAGGTGCTGCGCACCGACGGCGAGATTGTCACCGTCTCCAACCCCTCGGAGATGCCTGAAGCGAGCAAGATCGCGGCGATTGAAGAGCCGATCGTGCAGATCAGCATCATCACTCCCGCGCGCTACATCGGCGCCATTATGGAACTGGTGACCACCCGGCGCGGCGTCTTCGAGACCATGGAGTACCTCGATCCGACCCGCGTGCTGCTGAAGTACCGGATGCCCCTCGCCGAGATCGTGATTGATTTCTACGACCGGCTCAAGAGCAGCACCCAGGGCTACGCCTCGCTCGATTACACCCTCGCCGGCTACCAGGAGGCTGATCTGGTCAAGCTCGATGTGCTGGTCAACCAGCAGCCGGTTGACGCCCTCTCGCTGATCGTGCACCGCGAGTTCGCCTACCAGCGTGGGCGCGACCTGGTGGAGCGCCTGCGGCAACTCATCCCCCGCCAGATGTTCGAGGTGCCCATCCAGGCCGCCATTGGCAGCAAGGTGATCGCCCGCGAGACGGTGCGGGCCCTGCGCAAAGACGTGCTCGCCAAGTGCTACGGTGGCGACGTGACGCGCAAGCGCAAGTTGCTGGAAAAGCAAAAAGAGGGCAAAAAGCGTATGAAGATGGTCGGCAACGTCGAGATCCCCCAGGAGGCGTTTATGGCCATCCTTTCGCTCAATGAGAATGGCAACGGAGATCGTTGA